The following proteins come from a genomic window of Synechococcus sp. BIOS-E4-1:
- a CDS encoding aspartoacylase: MTSPRVLVVAGTHGNEVNAPWLLEQWSSQNELIDSCGCCVQTVIGNPDARAQGRRYLDRDLNRSFRPDLLQRSETHPECSDHEMLRALELLRKFGPEGQRPCDLVVDLHSTTAAMGNCLVVYGRRPADLALAALVQSSLGLQVYLHEADAAQQGFMVERWPCGLVIEVGPVPQGVRRHDIVQQTRLALQAVFQAIADVVSGKASYPRQLLLHRHLKSLDLPRQASGEVAALIHPQLQDRDWIPLRCGDPLFVSAQGTTIAYEGLDGAVPVFINEAAYAEKAIALSLTSREQWPLSQSWTEALAVMLNGNQRGEPL, encoded by the coding sequence ATGACAAGCCCCCGAGTGCTGGTGGTGGCAGGTACCCATGGCAATGAAGTCAATGCCCCCTGGCTTCTGGAGCAATGGAGTTCTCAAAATGAGCTGATCGATTCGTGTGGATGTTGCGTCCAAACGGTGATCGGAAATCCCGACGCTCGTGCTCAGGGTCGGCGTTATCTCGATCGCGATCTCAATCGTTCTTTCCGTCCCGATCTCCTGCAGCGGAGCGAGACCCACCCCGAATGCAGTGATCATGAAATGCTCAGGGCTCTGGAGCTGTTGCGCAAGTTCGGGCCTGAAGGACAAAGACCCTGTGATCTGGTGGTTGACCTGCACAGCACCACAGCGGCGATGGGCAACTGCCTGGTGGTGTATGGCCGCAGGCCAGCTGATCTGGCCCTGGCCGCGCTGGTCCAGTCATCGCTGGGGTTGCAGGTTTATCTGCATGAAGCCGATGCCGCTCAGCAGGGTTTCATGGTGGAGCGCTGGCCCTGTGGGCTTGTGATTGAGGTGGGGCCCGTGCCTCAGGGCGTTCGCCGGCATGACATTGTCCAGCAGACGCGGCTGGCGCTTCAGGCGGTGTTTCAGGCCATTGCTGATGTCGTTTCTGGCAAAGCCAGCTATCCACGCCAGCTTTTGCTTCACCGTCACCTCAAAAGCCTTGATCTGCCTCGACAGGCCTCCGGTGAGGTTGCAGCCTTGATACATCCGCAGCTTCAGGACCGCGATTGGATTCCCCTGCGCTGCGGTGATCCGCTGTTTGTTTCGGCTCAGGGAACAACCATCGCTTACGAGGGGCTGGACGGAGCCGTCCCTGTGTTTATCAACGAAGCGGCTTACGCGGAAAAGGCCATTGCACTCAGCCTCACGAGCCGTGAACAGTGGCCCCTGTCCCAAAGCTGGACAGAGGCCCTTGCCGTGATGCTGAACGGGAATCAGCGTGGAGAGCCGTTGTAG
- a CDS encoding glutathione S-transferase C-terminal domain-containing protein — MSIPPLIVRSVRKGWQWQWQRLMTGLGPADGQGNYKRPDSAPMSTSVPETEDLQGREPARRPRLLIGRSCPWAHRTWLMVKLRGLESTLEVMTAKADHEEGLWRLDPSWLECSSLLELYRCCGAEPSLRATVPVLVDPGRDEQHEPHLLGNDSTPLTLALNRWPAGAEAPDLAPASLQERIESWQQLLQPAVNDGVYRCGFARNQSAYNRSSAAMADALQELERSLRQEGPWLCGATLTLADVRLFPTLIRWETVYSPLFGCSASPLWMLPELWKWRQRFLALPGVEATCDAAAWRHDYFGALFPLNPGGIVPDGPKLSTLVNSTIPLP, encoded by the coding sequence ATGTCGATTCCTCCGCTGATCGTTCGCAGTGTGCGAAAGGGCTGGCAGTGGCAGTGGCAACGCCTGATGACAGGGTTGGGGCCAGCGGATGGCCAAGGCAACTACAAGAGACCGGACAGCGCACCGATGTCAACATCGGTTCCCGAGACTGAGGATCTGCAGGGGCGTGAGCCCGCTCGTCGACCGCGGCTGCTGATCGGCCGCAGCTGTCCATGGGCACACCGCACCTGGCTGATGGTGAAACTGCGTGGTCTTGAGAGCACGCTCGAGGTAATGACAGCAAAGGCTGACCACGAGGAAGGACTATGGCGGCTGGATCCCAGCTGGCTGGAATGCTCCAGCCTGCTGGAGCTGTATCGCTGCTGCGGGGCTGAACCCAGTTTGCGGGCGACAGTGCCGGTGCTTGTGGACCCTGGTCGCGACGAACAGCACGAACCACATCTTCTCGGCAACGACAGCACACCACTGACATTGGCGTTGAATCGGTGGCCTGCCGGAGCTGAAGCACCCGATCTGGCTCCTGCCAGCCTGCAGGAACGGATTGAAAGCTGGCAGCAGCTTTTACAGCCAGCTGTGAACGACGGGGTTTACCGCTGCGGCTTTGCGCGGAACCAATCGGCTTACAACAGGTCAAGTGCCGCCATGGCCGATGCTCTCCAAGAGCTGGAACGAAGCCTCAGGCAGGAAGGTCCGTGGCTCTGCGGAGCCACCCTCACCCTTGCCGATGTGCGCCTTTTCCCGACCCTGATCCGCTGGGAAACGGTTTATTCCCCCCTGTTCGGATGCAGCGCCAGCCCGCTGTGGATGCTGCCGGAACTGTGGAAATGGCGGCAACGGTTCCTGGCGTTACCAGGAGTGGAGGCCACCTGCGATGCCGCTGCCTGGCGCCATGACTACTTCGGCGCTCTGTTTCCCCTGAATCCAGGCGGAATCGTTCCAGATGGCCCAAAGCTGAGCACACTGGTGAACAGCACCATTCCCTTGCCATGA